The Brachybacterium huguangmaarense genome contains a region encoding:
- a CDS encoding HNH endonuclease signature motif containing protein produces the protein MTTTERRDRAPSDRRGAAPRAGVRPPGPVRARLPLTREGLAERVDAAGDVALSRDLRSLWDLGAEESRLLADRHRRLAALWTPPVTDPESDDPADLVELQVACSLRTTRGHASALVRDAHRAVTAFPLTLARLSAGQMPAEWFTRLLRRSSDLDESACARLDGMVSRWDAGITAERFRRELARAIAWVAAGQPAPACVPDRLRRVETFAREDGTATLAVTGPVPEIFFLSTRLDAGARAVQTQQRRALEAGSPIPFDDGTVAESGRPLTLAALRYALLVHSVHDTGGIEVPAQRYRLNVLVPALTLLGESDAPGVIEGIAPIPAPLARDLAGQVDTWYRVLTDPTTGAFLPLAPQRYRPTPSMLEHLRLRGAQCAVPGCTGLVTWASEADHIEEYDHLHPERGGRTEVENLHDLCWKHHSLKTAGTIDPVRVPGVIEVRDAASGMSGQDEQAEGEHAEREHAEGEHVGEEPSSPWPLPPLPAEPPPPHTIVHPGRTAWHLGLNATITVTDDTDLTTPAMARAFYRAWARCRQRDGGGAAPDEKTAASKPASASASETAPESQTPPTSSDPPAPPFTFDDPPPY, from the coding sequence ATGACCACGACAGAACGTCGCGACAGGGCGCCCAGCGACCGCCGCGGCGCCGCGCCTCGTGCGGGGGTCCGCCCGCCCGGCCCTGTTCGCGCCCGTCTCCCGCTCACGCGCGAGGGCCTCGCCGAGCGTGTCGACGCGGCCGGTGACGTCGCGTTGTCGCGGGACCTCCGCAGCCTGTGGGACCTCGGTGCCGAGGAGTCGCGCCTGCTCGCCGATCGCCACCGCCGTCTGGCCGCACTGTGGACGCCACCTGTCACGGACCCCGAGTCCGACGATCCGGCGGATCTCGTCGAGCTGCAGGTGGCCTGCTCCCTGCGCACCACGCGTGGTCATGCGAGTGCTCTCGTCCGCGACGCCCATCGTGCCGTGACGGCCTTCCCGCTGACCCTCGCCCGGCTGTCGGCCGGCCAGATGCCGGCGGAGTGGTTCACGCGCCTGCTGCGGCGGTCGAGCGATCTCGACGAGTCCGCGTGCGCTCGGCTCGACGGCATGGTCTCGCGCTGGGACGCGGGCATCACGGCGGAGCGGTTCCGTCGTGAGCTCGCCCGCGCGATCGCCTGGGTCGCCGCCGGCCAGCCCGCGCCGGCGTGCGTCCCCGACCGGCTGCGCAGGGTCGAGACCTTCGCACGCGAGGACGGCACCGCGACGCTCGCCGTGACCGGCCCGGTGCCGGAGATCTTCTTCCTGTCCACACGTCTCGACGCCGGGGCGAGGGCGGTGCAGACCCAGCAGCGTCGCGCCCTCGAGGCGGGGTCCCCCATCCCCTTCGACGACGGCACGGTTGCGGAGAGCGGGCGACCCCTGACTCTGGCGGCGCTGCGCTATGCGCTCCTGGTGCACTCGGTCCACGACACCGGCGGCATCGAGGTGCCGGCGCAGCGGTACCGCCTCAACGTGCTCGTCCCCGCCCTGACCCTGCTGGGGGAGTCCGATGCGCCCGGCGTGATCGAGGGCATCGCCCCGATCCCGGCGCCCCTGGCGCGTGACCTCGCGGGCCAGGTCGACACCTGGTACCGCGTGCTCACCGACCCGACCACCGGCGCGTTCCTGCCGCTCGCCCCGCAGCGGTACAGGCCCACGCCCTCGATGCTCGAGCACCTCCGCCTGCGAGGAGCACAGTGCGCCGTCCCCGGCTGCACCGGCCTCGTGACCTGGGCCAGCGAGGCCGACCACATCGAGGAGTACGACCACCTCCATCCCGAACGGGGAGGCCGCACGGAGGTCGAGAACCTCCACGACCTGTGCTGGAAGCATCACAGCCTCAAGACCGCGGGAACGATCGACCCCGTGCGCGTTCCCGGCGTGATCGAGGTGAGAGACGCCGCTAGCGGCATGAGCGGCCAGGACGAGCAAGCGGAGGGCGAGCATGCGGAGCGCGAGCATGCGGAGGGCGAGCATGTGGGGGAGGAGCCGAGCTCCCCGTGGCCGCTCCCGCCGTTGCCCGCCGAGCCGCCGCCCCCGCACACGATCGTGCACCCCGGGCGCACCGCCTGGCATCTGGGACTGAACGCGACGATCACGGTCACCGACGACACGGACCTCACCACGCCCGCCATGGCGCGCGCCTTCTACCGCGCGTGGGCTCGGTGCCGGCAAAGGGACGGAGGAGGGGCAGCGCCGGACGAGAAGACGGCGGCGTCGAAGCCAGCGTCGGCGTCGGCGTCGGAGACGGCACCGGAGTCGCAGACGCCCCCGACCTCGTCCGACCCGCCTGCTCCGCCCTTCACCTTCGACGACCCGCCGCCGTACTGA
- a CDS encoding SDR family oxidoreductase, with translation MTPADASTARPVALITGASRGIGRAIADALAADHHLLLGGRDRDALDELAAGLPSAEPFAADLTDPAATARAVEELDLPEGLAALVHSAGILVSGRVDELAAEDWSRSLTANVAAVADLTRLLLPALRRAHGTVVTLNSGSGFSSGPGGGAYSASKFALRALTDSLREEERAHGVRVSSIHPGRVDTDMQHELRAYEHGDYERENYLRPASVAAAVAFAVRAPSEASVDVLSIRPR, from the coding sequence ATGACACCTGCTGATGCTTCCACCGCCCGCCCGGTCGCGCTCATCACCGGCGCCTCGCGCGGGATCGGGCGCGCGATCGCCGACGCGCTCGCCGCCGACCACCACCTGCTGCTCGGCGGCCGTGACCGCGACGCCCTCGACGAGCTCGCCGCAGGCCTTCCCTCGGCCGAGCCCTTCGCCGCCGACCTCACCGACCCGGCGGCCACCGCGCGCGCCGTCGAGGAGCTCGACCTCCCCGAGGGTCTCGCCGCGCTCGTGCACAGCGCCGGCATCCTCGTGTCCGGACGGGTCGACGAGCTCGCCGCCGAGGACTGGAGCCGCTCGCTCACGGCCAACGTCGCGGCCGTCGCCGACCTCACCCGGCTGCTCCTGCCGGCCCTCCGCCGCGCCCACGGCACCGTGGTCACCCTCAACTCCGGCTCGGGCTTCAGCTCAGGTCCCGGAGGCGGCGCCTACAGCGCATCGAAGTTCGCCCTGCGCGCGCTCACCGACTCCCTGCGCGAGGAGGAGCGGGCGCACGGCGTCCGCGTCTCCTCGATCCATCCGGGCCGCGTCGACACCGACATGCAGCACGAACTGCGCGCCTACGAGCACGGCGACTACGAGCGCGAGAACTACCTGCGCCCCGCCTCGGTCGCCGCCGCCGTCGCCTTCGCCGTGCGCGCTCCCTCCGAGGCGAGCGTCGACGTGCTCTCCATCCGGCCTCGCTGA
- the ppdK gene encoding pyruvate, phosphate dikinase, producing the protein MTSTYVHPFREGSKDERALLGGKGANLAEMTRLGLPVPPGFTITTDACRYYMHEGENPPELAAQVATALGEVERDLGRAFGDPADPLLVSVRSGAAMSMPGMLETVLNVGLNDETVRGLAERSGSERFAQDSYRRLLQMFGRTVQGIEGERFEEVMDRTKAERGVATDVELTAEDLRGVVEQFQRIIAEETGAPFPQDPREQLRQSIRAVFDSWNAPRAIIYRNAERISHEMGTAVTVCSMVFGNLDDRSATGVAFTRDPATGQGGVYGDFLVNAQGEDVVAGIRNTRSLPELGEVVPEVYAELTGIMETLEGHYRDLCDIEFTVESGHLWMLQTRVGKRTAAAAFRIATTLVDEGVIDEDEALRRVSGEQLTRLMFPRFDDHAERELVARGLNASPGAAVGEVVFDSESAITQQHEGVATILVRRETNPEDLGGMLAADGVLTSRGGKTSHAAVVARGLGKTCVCGAESLEVDEKNKVIRSGGEVIAREGDLLSIDGSTGEVFRGEVPVVPSEVAQYLAGEVDAEGGDVSDLVASVHRLMTVADRTRRLRVRANADTAEDAARARAMGAEGIGLVRTEHMFLGPRRKHVEDLVLAADDEERQAVLERLLPMQRDDFVGILEAMGTHPVTIRLLDPPLHEFLPDITDLSVKVARSEERGKKGSKRDRRVLAAVRRLHEQNPMLGLRGVRLGLTIPGLYGMQTRAILEAEAHVRRAGGEPHVEIMIPLVSSIRELLEIKRELDAVREEVVGEVGLDLDFRIGTMIELPRAALRADEIAEVAEFFSFGTNDLTQTTWGFSRDDVEAGFFFTYKDRGILLTSPFESIDQYGVGELVRIGAERGRRTNPRLKLGVCGEHGGDPDSIHFFHHVGLDYVSCSPFRVPVARLEAGRATLLEDEFEPHH; encoded by the coding sequence ATGACCTCGACGTACGTGCATCCGTTCCGTGAAGGCTCGAAGGACGAGAGGGCGCTGCTGGGCGGCAAGGGCGCCAACCTGGCCGAGATGACCCGGCTGGGCCTGCCGGTCCCGCCCGGCTTCACGATCACGACCGACGCGTGCCGCTACTACATGCACGAGGGCGAGAACCCGCCCGAGCTCGCCGCGCAGGTCGCCACGGCGCTCGGGGAGGTCGAGCGCGACCTGGGTCGCGCGTTCGGCGACCCGGCCGATCCCCTGCTCGTGTCGGTGCGCTCGGGCGCCGCGATGTCGATGCCGGGCATGCTCGAGACGGTCCTGAACGTCGGGCTCAACGACGAGACCGTGCGGGGGCTCGCGGAGCGCTCGGGCTCGGAGCGCTTCGCGCAGGACTCCTACCGGCGCCTGCTGCAGATGTTCGGGCGCACCGTGCAGGGCATCGAGGGCGAGCGCTTCGAGGAGGTCATGGACCGCACCAAGGCCGAGCGGGGCGTGGCGACGGACGTCGAGCTCACCGCCGAGGACCTGCGGGGCGTCGTCGAGCAGTTCCAGCGCATCATCGCCGAGGAGACGGGCGCGCCGTTCCCGCAGGATCCGCGCGAGCAGCTGCGCCAGTCGATCCGGGCCGTCTTCGACTCGTGGAACGCGCCGCGCGCGATCATCTACCGCAACGCCGAGCGCATCAGCCACGAGATGGGCACGGCCGTGACCGTGTGCTCGATGGTGTTCGGCAACCTCGACGACCGCTCCGCGACGGGGGTCGCCTTCACGCGCGACCCGGCGACGGGCCAGGGCGGCGTCTACGGGGACTTCCTCGTCAATGCGCAGGGCGAGGACGTGGTCGCCGGGATCCGCAACACGCGCTCCCTGCCCGAGCTGGGCGAGGTGGTGCCCGAGGTGTACGCCGAGCTCACCGGGATCATGGAGACGCTCGAGGGGCACTACCGGGACCTGTGCGACATCGAGTTCACGGTCGAGTCGGGGCACCTGTGGATGCTCCAGACCCGGGTGGGCAAGCGCACCGCGGCCGCGGCCTTCCGGATCGCCACGACGCTCGTCGACGAGGGCGTGATCGACGAGGACGAGGCCCTGCGCCGGGTGAGCGGCGAGCAGCTGACGCGCCTGATGTTCCCCCGCTTCGACGACCACGCCGAGCGGGAGCTCGTGGCGCGCGGGCTCAACGCCTCCCCCGGCGCGGCCGTCGGCGAGGTCGTCTTCGACTCCGAGAGCGCGATCACCCAGCAGCACGAGGGGGTCGCGACGATCCTGGTGCGGCGCGAGACCAACCCGGAGGACCTCGGCGGCATGCTCGCCGCCGACGGGGTGCTGACCTCCCGCGGCGGCAAGACTTCGCACGCCGCGGTGGTCGCGCGCGGGCTCGGCAAGACGTGCGTGTGCGGCGCCGAGTCGCTCGAGGTCGACGAGAAGAACAAGGTCATCCGCTCGGGCGGCGAGGTGATCGCGCGCGAGGGCGACCTGTTGTCGATCGACGGCTCGACGGGCGAGGTGTTCCGCGGCGAGGTGCCGGTCGTGCCGAGCGAGGTGGCCCAGTACCTCGCGGGCGAGGTCGACGCCGAGGGCGGGGACGTGAGCGACCTGGTCGCCTCGGTGCACCGGCTCATGACCGTCGCCGATCGCACGCGGCGCCTGCGGGTGCGCGCCAACGCCGACACCGCGGAGGACGCCGCGCGGGCCCGGGCGATGGGGGCCGAGGGGATCGGGCTGGTGCGCACTGAGCACATGTTCCTTGGGCCTCGGCGCAAGCACGTCGAGGACCTCGTGCTCGCCGCCGACGACGAGGAGCGCCAGGCGGTGCTCGAGCGGCTGCTGCCGATGCAGCGCGACGACTTCGTCGGCATCCTCGAGGCGATGGGGACCCACCCGGTGACGATCCGGCTGCTGGACCCGCCGCTGCACGAGTTCCTGCCGGACATCACCGATCTGTCGGTCAAGGTCGCTCGCTCCGAGGAGCGCGGCAAGAAGGGGTCCAAGCGGGACCGCCGGGTGCTCGCGGCCGTGCGACGCCTGCACGAGCAGAACCCCATGCTGGGCCTGCGCGGGGTGCGGCTGGGGCTGACCATCCCGGGGCTGTACGGGATGCAGACGCGCGCGATCCTCGAGGCCGAGGCGCACGTGCGCCGCGCCGGCGGGGAGCCGCACGTCGAGATCATGATCCCGCTCGTGTCCTCGATCCGGGAGCTGCTCGAGATCAAGCGGGAGCTCGACGCGGTGCGCGAGGAGGTCGTCGGCGAGGTGGGTCTCGACCTCGACTTCCGCATCGGCACGATGATCGAGCTGCCGCGCGCGGCGCTGCGGGCCGACGAGATCGCCGAGGTCGCGGAGTTCTTCAGCTTCGGCACGAACGACCTCACGCAGACCACGTGGGGATTCTCGCGCGATGACGTCGAGGCCGGGTTCTTCTTCACGTACAAGGACCGCGGGATCCTGCTGACCAGCCCGTTCGAGTCGATCGACCAGTACGGGGTCGGCGAGCTCGTGCGGATCGGCGCCGAGCGCGGGCGCCGCACGAACCCGCGCCTGAAGCTGGGGGTGTGCGGGGAGCACGGCGGCGACCCGGACTCGATCCACTTCTTCCACCACGTCGGCCTCGACTACGTGTCGTGCTCGCCGTTCCGGGTGCCCGTGGCGCGGCTCGAGGCCGGGAGGGCGACGCTGCTCGAGGACGAGTTCGAGCCGCACCACTAG
- a CDS encoding DNA-3-methyladenine glycosylase produces MSGKPLARSWFDRGVLELAPLLLGCELVGRGVRLRITEVEAYVGAQDPGSHAYRGISARNATMFGEPGHLYVYRHMGLHSCMNVVADAEGVGTGCLVRAGRIVEGVELARERRNAAGVSRTDLDLARGPGRATVACAITFADDGLDLCDGARDPATAMHLEGRDPALPAPTVATGPRIGLREIASDPERFPWRFRIAGDRTVSGPGRLNR; encoded by the coding sequence GTGAGCGGGAAGCCGCTCGCACGCTCCTGGTTCGACCGAGGGGTGCTCGAGCTCGCGCCGCTGCTGCTGGGCTGCGAGCTCGTGGGGCGCGGCGTCCGGCTGCGCATCACCGAGGTCGAGGCGTACGTGGGGGCGCAGGACCCCGGTTCGCACGCCTACCGCGGGATCAGCGCGCGCAACGCGACGATGTTCGGCGAGCCCGGCCACCTGTACGTCTATCGGCACATGGGCCTGCACTCGTGCATGAACGTCGTGGCCGACGCCGAGGGCGTCGGCACCGGCTGCCTCGTGCGCGCCGGCCGGATCGTCGAGGGCGTCGAGCTCGCGCGCGAGCGCCGCAACGCCGCGGGGGTGTCCCGCACCGACCTGGACCTCGCGCGCGGGCCAGGGCGGGCGACCGTCGCGTGCGCCATCACCTTCGCCGATGACGGGCTCGACCTGTGCGACGGCGCCCGCGACCCCGCGACCGCGATGCATCTCGAGGGGCGCGATCCGGCCCTGCCCGCGCCGACCGTCGCGACCGGTCCGCGCATCGGGCTGCGGGAGATCGCGAGCGATCCGGAGCGCTTCCCGTGGCGCTTCCGCATCGCCGGGGACCGCACCGTCTCGGGCCCGGGGCGCCTGAACCGCTGA
- a CDS encoding metal-sensitive transcriptional regulator — MIDEPGYHSDKKAYLRRLKLIEGQVRGLARLVEEDTYCIDVLTQVSAVSKALESLSVALADDHIHHCVQHAAASGDPLEIDRKMDEVMTVVKRLMK, encoded by the coding sequence ATGATCGACGAGCCCGGCTACCACAGCGACAAGAAGGCGTACCTGCGCCGGCTCAAGCTGATCGAGGGCCAGGTCCGCGGCCTCGCGCGCCTGGTCGAGGAGGACACGTACTGCATCGACGTGCTCACACAGGTCTCCGCGGTCTCCAAGGCCCTCGAGTCGCTCTCGGTCGCCCTCGCCGACGACCACATCCACCACTGCGTCCAGCACGCCGCGGCGTCGGGGGATCCCCTCGAGATCGACCGCAAGATGGACGAGGTCATGACGGTCGTCAAGAGGCTCATGAAGTGA
- the purB gene encoding adenylosuccinate lyase, with translation MPQVPAPAPSFTSLADITPPIALTPLDGRYRAQVAPLVDHLSEAALNRSRLVVETEWVIHLLATGAIPGLRTLTDEEVALLRAIPADFGAEGIAEHAEIEAETVHDVKAVEYYIKRRLAGTSLEDLGELVHIYCTSEDVNNLSYALMIRGAVHDVWLPALRDVTEQIAALARETAEVPMLSRTHGQPATPTTLGKELAVFAHRLGRQIRRIEADEHLGKLNGATGTYAAHAISVPGTDWEQVSRTFVEHLGLTWNPLTTQIESHDWQAELYADVARAGRILHNLATDMWTYISLGYFRQRLSAQGGTGSSTMPHKVNPIRFENAEANLEISGGLFDVLCQTLVTSRLQRDLTDSTTQRNVAPAFGHSLLAIANLRRGLAGLDVDAEAMAADLDANWEVLGEAVQSVMRTLGVQGVEGLDNPYERLKELTRGHRVDGAGMRDFIRALHLPQDEEQRLLALSPASYVGYAPDLVRHLQEE, from the coding sequence ATGCCTCAGGTCCCCGCGCCCGCCCCGTCGTTCACGAGCCTCGCCGACATCACGCCGCCGATCGCGCTGACCCCCCTCGACGGCCGCTACCGCGCCCAGGTGGCCCCGCTCGTCGACCACCTCTCCGAGGCCGCGCTCAACCGCTCGCGCCTCGTCGTCGAGACCGAGTGGGTCATCCATCTGCTCGCGACGGGCGCGATCCCGGGCCTGCGCACGCTCACCGACGAGGAGGTCGCCCTGCTGCGCGCGATCCCCGCCGACTTCGGGGCCGAGGGCATCGCCGAGCATGCGGAGATCGAGGCCGAGACGGTCCACGACGTCAAGGCCGTCGAGTACTACATCAAGCGGCGCCTCGCGGGCACCTCGCTCGAGGACCTCGGCGAGCTCGTGCACATCTACTGCACGTCCGAGGACGTCAACAACCTCTCCTACGCGCTCATGATCCGCGGCGCCGTGCACGACGTGTGGCTGCCCGCGCTGCGGGATGTCACCGAGCAGATCGCCGCGCTCGCACGGGAGACCGCCGAGGTGCCGATGCTCTCGCGCACGCACGGCCAGCCCGCGACCCCCACCACGCTCGGCAAGGAGCTCGCGGTCTTCGCCCACCGCCTGGGACGTCAGATCCGCCGCATCGAGGCCGACGAGCACCTCGGCAAGCTCAACGGTGCGACGGGCACCTATGCGGCCCATGCGATCAGCGTGCCGGGCACCGACTGGGAGCAGGTCTCGCGCACCTTCGTCGAGCATCTCGGCCTGACCTGGAACCCGCTGACCACGCAGATCGAGTCCCACGACTGGCAGGCCGAGCTGTACGCGGACGTCGCGCGCGCGGGCCGCATCCTGCACAACCTCGCGACCGACATGTGGACCTACATCTCGCTCGGCTACTTCCGTCAGCGCCTGTCGGCGCAGGGCGGCACGGGCTCCTCGACGATGCCCCACAAGGTCAACCCCATCCGCTTCGAGAACGCGGAGGCCAACCTCGAGATCTCGGGCGGCCTGTTCGACGTGCTGTGCCAGACCCTCGTCACCTCGCGCCTGCAGCGCGACCTGACGGACTCGACCACCCAGCGCAACGTGGCCCCCGCCTTCGGGCACTCGCTGCTCGCGATCGCCAACCTGCGCCGCGGGCTCGCGGGCCTCGACGTCGACGCGGAGGCGATGGCCGCGGACCTCGACGCCAACTGGGAGGTGCTCGGCGAGGCCGTGCAGTCGGTCATGCGCACCCTCGGGGTGCAGGGCGTCGAGGGGCTCGACAACCCGTACGAGCGCCTCAAGGAGCTCACCCGCGGACACCGGGTCGACGGTGCGGGCATGCGGGACTTCATCCGGGCGTTGCACCTTCCGCAGGACGAGGAGCAGCGCCTGCTGGCGCTCTCGCCCGCGAGCTACGTCGGCTACGCGCCCGACCTCGTGCGACACCTGCAGGAGGAGTGA
- a CDS encoding phage holin family protein gives MRFLGHLVVTALALWVTALILPGMHLGDDSAPLLTQVLTIGAVALIFSIVDTVVRPIVSVLSLPVTCVTLGLFLLVINALMLLLTSWVSGLFGLTLAFDSFWWALLGGIVVGLLTSIVEAAIDPDDDRERA, from the coding sequence ATGCGATTCCTCGGACACCTCGTGGTCACGGCGCTCGCCCTGTGGGTGACGGCGCTGATCCTGCCCGGCATGCATCTGGGCGACGACTCGGCGCCCCTGCTCACCCAGGTCCTCACGATCGGGGCCGTCGCGCTCATCTTCTCGATCGTCGACACCGTCGTGCGCCCGATCGTGTCGGTGCTGTCGCTGCCGGTCACGTGCGTGACGCTGGGGCTGTTCCTGCTCGTCATCAACGCGCTCATGCTGCTGCTGACGAGCTGGGTCTCGGGGCTGTTCGGCCTCACGCTCGCCTTCGACTCGTTCTGGTGGGCGCTGCTGGGCGGCATCGTGGTGGGCCTGCTGACGTCGATCGTCGAGGCCGCGATCGATCCGGACGACGACCGCGAGCGTGCCTGA
- a CDS encoding histidinol-phosphate transaminase, producing the protein MTAQNPSENIRLRATLASLPPYVPGRPAADDDLVRYKVSSNESPFPALPAVRDALIAQIDGINRYPDMGAVALREELGRMHHVDPAQIVVSTGSVAVTGDLVRALVDQGDDVVFPWRSFEAYPILVGSHGGVGVGVPLGADHALDLDALADAIGERTRLVLLCTPNNPTGPALTAEQIEGFLARVPDTVVVAIDEAYREFLDPEIAPDTGAIFAAHPNVVLLRTFSKIHGIAGLRIGYAVAHPRLARALSQVTLPFGAATLAQAAALACLRPAARAELEQRAALIRAERHRVLAALRAQGWEVPDSQGNFVYLPLGGRSQEFAAFADARGLVVRAYGEDGVRITIAETEANDRLLEIAEDWRSPAS; encoded by the coding sequence GTGACCGCCCAGAACCCATCCGAGAACATCCGCCTGCGCGCAACGCTCGCCTCCCTGCCGCCCTACGTGCCCGGTCGGCCCGCCGCGGACGACGATCTCGTGCGCTACAAGGTCTCTTCCAACGAGTCCCCCTTCCCCGCGCTCCCGGCCGTGCGAGACGCCCTCATCGCGCAGATCGACGGCATCAACCGCTACCCCGACATGGGCGCGGTCGCCCTGCGCGAGGAGCTGGGCCGGATGCACCACGTCGACCCCGCCCAGATCGTGGTGTCGACCGGCTCGGTCGCGGTCACGGGCGATCTCGTGCGCGCCCTCGTCGACCAGGGCGACGACGTGGTCTTCCCGTGGCGCTCGTTCGAGGCCTACCCGATCCTGGTCGGCTCGCACGGGGGCGTCGGCGTCGGCGTGCCGCTCGGCGCCGACCACGCCCTCGACCTCGACGCGCTCGCCGACGCGATCGGCGAGCGCACCCGCCTGGTGCTCCTGTGCACGCCCAACAACCCGACCGGCCCGGCCCTGACCGCCGAGCAGATCGAGGGCTTCCTCGCGCGCGTGCCCGACACCGTCGTGGTCGCGATCGACGAGGCCTACCGCGAGTTCCTCGACCCCGAGATCGCGCCGGACACGGGCGCGATCTTCGCCGCGCACCCCAACGTCGTGCTCCTGCGCACCTTCTCCAAGATCCACGGGATCGCGGGCCTGCGCATCGGCTACGCCGTCGCCCACCCCCGGCTGGCCCGGGCGCTCTCGCAGGTCACGCTGCCGTTCGGGGCCGCCACGCTCGCGCAGGCGGCCGCGCTCGCGTGCCTGCGGCCGGCCGCCCGCGCCGAGCTCGAGCAGCGGGCCGCCCTGATCCGCGCCGAGCGCCACCGGGTGCTCGCCGCCCTGCGCGCCCAGGGCTGGGAGGTGCCCGACTCCCAGGGCAACTTCGTCTACCTGCCCCTGGGCGGGCGCAGCCAGGAGTTCGCCGCCTTCGCCGATGCGCGGGGGCTCGTCGTGCGCGCCTACGGCGAGGACGGCGTGCGGATCACGATCGCCGAGACCGAGGCCAACGACCGTCTGCTCGAGATCGCCGAGGACTGGCGCTCGCCTGCGTCCTGA
- a CDS encoding Gfo/Idh/MocA family protein, protein MTFSLGIVGIGQFGTHFAELFAVHPQIDALYAVDSVPERIDAIEQRAEHPVHFAGRFDTVEELLASDVDAVAIFTQRWTHGQIALQALRAGKHVYSAVPMAIKEDEIRAITEEVARTGLVYMMGETSQYNAAVVLARRIHRSGAFGEVFYAEGDYVHDMDLGFYDAYKFSGGDDWKATASYPPLLYPTHSIGGVLGVLEDRHAVSVSALGRPDTRGDGVFDRSVSMFDNDVSNAFALFEMDNGGAFRTNELRRVGYPSHKRESRFRYFGEKSSFEETVDVTYFHDKEDVVEVTDLIRTDATMSLDDPRLAEVSPTLRDAFVAGAAPVHHQDRLPDEFQGAPNGHEGAHHFLVDDFACAVAAGVQPVVNAWRAARYTLPGVIAHESMRRGGERLPIPDLGDCPLPVQDLDADQSALDKDALEALVASPDSAS, encoded by the coding sequence ATGACCTTCAGCCTCGGCATCGTCGGCATCGGGCAGTTCGGCACCCATTTCGCCGAGCTCTTCGCTGTCCATCCCCAGATCGATGCCCTGTACGCCGTGGACTCCGTGCCCGAGCGCATCGACGCGATCGAGCAGCGCGCGGAGCACCCCGTGCACTTCGCGGGCCGCTTCGACACCGTCGAGGAGCTGCTGGCCTCCGACGTCGACGCCGTCGCGATCTTCACCCAGCGCTGGACCCACGGGCAGATCGCGCTGCAGGCGCTGCGCGCGGGCAAGCACGTGTACTCCGCGGTGCCGATGGCGATCAAGGAGGACGAGATCCGGGCGATCACCGAGGAGGTTGCGCGCACCGGCCTCGTCTACATGATGGGCGAGACGAGCCAGTACAACGCGGCGGTCGTGCTCGCCCGCCGGATCCACCGCTCGGGCGCCTTCGGCGAGGTCTTCTACGCCGAGGGCGACTACGTGCACGACATGGACCTCGGCTTCTACGACGCCTACAAGTTCTCCGGGGGCGACGACTGGAAGGCGACCGCCTCCTACCCGCCCCTGCTCTACCCGACGCACTCGATCGGCGGCGTGCTCGGCGTGCTCGAGGACCGCCACGCGGTGTCGGTCTCCGCGCTCGGCCGGCCCGACACGCGCGGCGACGGCGTCTTCGACAGGTCCGTCTCGATGTTCGACAACGACGTCTCCAACGCCTTCGCCCTGTTCGAGATGGACAACGGCGGCGCCTTCCGCACCAACGAGCTGCGGCGCGTGGGCTACCCCTCCCACAAGCGCGAGTCGCGCTTCCGGTACTTCGGCGAGAAGAGCAGCTTCGAGGAGACCGTCGACGTCACCTACTTCCACGACAAGGAGGACGTCGTGGAGGTGACGGACCTGATCCGCACCGACGCCACCATGAGCCTGGACGACCCCCGCCTCGCGGAGGTCTCGCCGACCCTGCGCGACGCCTTCGTCGCCGGTGCCGCCCCCGTCCACCATCAGGACCGCCTCCCCGACGAGTTCCAGGGCGCGCCCAACGGCCACGAGGGCGCCCATCACTTCCTCGTCGACGACTTCGCGTGCGCCGTCGCCGCGGGCGTCCAGCCCGTCGTCAACGCGTGGCGGGCCGCCCGCTACACGCTGCCGGGCGTCATCGCCCACGAGTCGATGCGCCGCGGCGGCGAGCGCCTGCCCATCCCCGACCTCGGCGACTGCCCGCTGCCCGTCCAGGACCTCGACGCCGACCAGTCGGCTCTCGACAAGGACGCGCTCGAGGCCCTCGTGGCCTCTCCCGACAGCGCGAGCTGA